TGCCAGGTAACTCGTTCTGGCTTCATAACTTGGAGCCGAGAACTTGGGACTCGGAACTTAAATACTATGGCGAATCCGAACACGCCGAACGATCAACAATCGTCCCTCTCGGCCGCCGAACTGCGCCGCCGGTTGCTCGCTTCGACCCCGCCCCCGATCGCCGCGACCTCGGCCACGACCGATCCGATCGCGGAGTTGGTGGAAGAAGAAGAAATTCCGGCCACACCGATCGCGTCCCCTGTGTCTTGGGCTGGGGGTACCAACGACCTCCTCGCGCGATTGCGGATGCCGGGTAAATCCGGATCTGTCCCCGTACCGGCTGTGCGCCAGGCCCCGCTCACACCACCACCAGAGGCCCCTCGCAGCCCCCTGACTCGGCGCACCGGGCCGGGCGGCTCCGGGAGCCGGTTCAACGACCCGTCCAGCGCCATCGCGGGCGCCCTGAACCAACTCGCCGATCTGTCACCGACCGGCGGCCGGTACGACGACGCACCAATGAACGAGGTGCAGCGCCTGCGCGGGGAAAACAAAGAGCTGCGCTCGTTACTCGACGAGATGAAACACCTACTCCAAGAGGCGAGTAACAACGAACAACAACTCGGCGCGAAGGAGAAAGAGTTCGAGGCGGTCGTAGCCGAAAAGGACGCTCAGATCGATGAACTGAGCGCACAACTGGGCGCGATTGAAGAACAGATCGCGAAGGGCGAATTGGCCCCGCCACCGCCGGCTCCGAAGACCCGCAACGAACTGGAGGAGTGGGGCGACGAACTCGAACGTGAAAGCGCCAAACTGACCCAAGATAAGAGGAAGCTCGAAGACGAGCGCCGGCAGTTGCGCGAGGACGAAGAAGCGCTCGAACAGCAGATGCGCCAGATGGAAGTATCGATGGCCCGCGAGCGCGCGATGCTCGCCCGCCAAGAAACCGAACTCAAACGGTTGAGCGCGGAGATCCAGCACGAGCTCGACATCCTACAGCGCGGCGACGCCGGATTGCGGGAACAGATGTCGAAATTCCAGCGCCGGGCACAAGAAGTTATGGTCAAACCAAACGGTCCGCCCCCCAACGGCCGCCGTTAATAACAGCACCCGAACCACAACAGTGAAGCCCGCGAACTCGTGTTCGCGGGCTTCACTGTTGTTACCGAAAGCGTTGGCATCTCAGCACATTCTTCATTCACAACCGCTCGCTCATCTCATATCCTCTACAACAATTCTCCCCACCACTAGAGAGGCACCCGATGAGCCAGTTCACCGCGCTCGACGTGACCGCTATCAACACCATCCGCACGCTCGCGATGGACGCGGTGCAGAAGGCCAACTCCGGCCACCCCGGTGCGCCAATGGGCCTGGCCCCGGTCGCGTACACGCTGTGGAACAAGTTCCTCAGCTACGATCCGGCCGACCCGATGTGGCCGAACCGCGACCGGTTCGTGCTCTCCAACGGGCACGCCTCGATGCTCATTTACTCGCTGATTCACCTTGCGGGTATCAAGAACGTCGATCACCACGGCAAGGTGCTGGACGAGCCCTCGCTGCCGCTGGACCAACTCAAGCAGTTCCGCCAACTCAACAGCAAGACGCCGGGTCACCCGGAGAACGAGTACACTGCCGGCGTGGAGACCACCACCGGGCCGCTCGGCCAAGGCGTGGGCAACGCGGTCGGCATGGCGATCGCGCAGAAGTGGCTCGCGGCGCACTACGGGCGCCCCGGGTTCGAGGCGCTGTTCGAGCACCGCGTTTACGCCATCTGCGGCGACGGCTGCATGATGGAGGGCGTCGCGAGCGAGGCCGCGTCACTCGGTGGGCACCTGAAGCTCAACAACCTCACGCTCATCTACGACGACAACGGCATCACTATCGACGGGCACACGCACCTCGCGTTCAGCGAAGACGTGCCGGCGCGGTTCGCCGCTTACGGCTGGAACGTGCTCCGCGTGACCGACGGTAACGACCTCGACGGCATGGCGAAAGCGATCGAGGCCTCGAAGTCGTCCGACCGCCCCACCCTCATCGCGCTGAAGACGGTCATCGGATACGGCTCGCCGAACAAGGCGGACACGCACGCGGCCCACGGTGAGCCGCTCGGCCCCGACGAGATCAAGCTCACCAAGAAGGCCTACGGTTGGCCGGAAGACTCGTCCTTCCTGGTGCCGGACGGCGTGTACGACCTCTTCAAGGGCGGCATCGGGAAGCGCGGCGCCGAGGCCCGCGCCGCGTGGCAGAAACTGTTCACGGATTACAAGTCGAAGTTCCCCAAAGAAGCCGCTGAACTGGAAGCCCTGGAGGCACGCGACCTGCCCGCGGGCTGGGACAAGGACATCCCGGTGTTCCCGACCGACGCGAAGGGACTCGCCACCCGGGAAAGCTCCGGTACGGTGCTGAACGCGATCGCGAAACACGTGCCGTGGATGGTCGGTGGATCGGCGGACCTGAACCCCTCGACCAAGACGTTCATGAAGTTCCCGGAAGCCGGCGTGTTCACGTCGAAGACCCCGGGCGGGCGCAACGTTCACTTCGGCGTGCGCGAGCACGGTATGGGCGCCATTATGAACGGGATGGCGCTCTCGAAACTGCGTTCCTACGGTTCCGGCTTCCTCATCTTCTCCGACTACGGGCGCCCGCCGATCCGCCTCGCCGCGATCATGGGATTGCCGGTGCTGTACGTGTTCACGCACGACTCGATCGGCGTCGGCGAGGACGGCCCCACGCACCAGCCGATCGAACAGATCATGTCGCTGCGTGCGATCCCGAAACTGATCTTGATCCGCCCCGGCGACGCGAACGAAGTGGCCGAGGCGTACAAGGTCGCCCTCCAGGAAAAGCACCACCCCGTGATCCTCGCGATGACGCGGCAAGCGCTGCCGACGCTCGATCGCACGAAGTACGCCCCGGCGTCCGGTCTTGCAAAAGGCGGCTACGCCCTGAACAACGTACCGAACCCGGACGTGCTGCTCATCGGTACGGGTAGCGAACTCTCGATGTGTGCGGACGCGGCCGAGAAACTCGCCACCGAGGGGATCAAGGCCCGCGTCGTCAGCCTCCCGTCGTGGGAACTGTTCGAGAAGCAGGATCAGGCGTACCGCGACAGCGTGATCCCGCCGGCGGTGACAGCCCGCGTGTGCGTGGAGATGGGCGGCGCGTTCGGGTGGGAGCGGTTCGCGGGGAGCACCGGCGCGATCATCGGAATGCGGTCGTTCGGCGCATCGGCCCCGCTGAAGGACTTGTTGAAGCACTTCGGCTTCACCGTGGAAGCCGTCGTGAAGGCTGCGAAGGAACAGGTCGGGAAGTAGCCAGTGAACCCCGCCCCGCAAGAGCGGGGCGCGTTTGGTAAGCAGATTCACCCGCCCGTGGCCGCGAGTGCGTCGTCGCGGGTGGGGTAGTTCGGAAGCACCTGCGTCAGCTTGGTTAGCGTCAGCATCGAGAGCACCGAATCGCTCGGGTTGCACACCGTAACCGCGCCCTCACCCCGAACTTGATTCTGAAGACCCACGAGCAACCGGAGCCCGAGGCTCCCGGCAAATTCCAGGTTGGTCAAATCAAACACGAACCGGCGCAGTCCCGCGCGGTACAGTTCCTGAATCTGCGGGTGCAGTTCATCCACCGCAACCGGGTCCAACTTACCGATAAGCCCGATCACCACCGCGCGGTTGTCCGGGGTGAACTCGAACTGGCTGGCGAACGCCGGCTTCGTCGACATGGCAAACTCGTTACGGGAGAGAAACGGCTCCAAACCATAATACGGACTCGCAGTGCAAGGGCATTTGCGCGCAAAATATAGCGACGACACCGCTCTCGGAGTTCGCCGATGCTCTCCACACTGCTCCTCGTTACGATCCCGCTCCCCAATCTTACGCTACCCGCGCCCACCACAAAAGCCGTGCGCGCGGCGGTCGAAATTGCACTGCCCCAACTGAAAAAGGGCGCGACCGGACACGTCGAGCAGAAAACGTGCTTCGCGTGCCACAATCA
This region of Gemmata massiliana genomic DNA includes:
- the tkt gene encoding transketolase; protein product: MSQFTALDVTAINTIRTLAMDAVQKANSGHPGAPMGLAPVAYTLWNKFLSYDPADPMWPNRDRFVLSNGHASMLIYSLIHLAGIKNVDHHGKVLDEPSLPLDQLKQFRQLNSKTPGHPENEYTAGVETTTGPLGQGVGNAVGMAIAQKWLAAHYGRPGFEALFEHRVYAICGDGCMMEGVASEAASLGGHLKLNNLTLIYDDNGITIDGHTHLAFSEDVPARFAAYGWNVLRVTDGNDLDGMAKAIEASKSSDRPTLIALKTVIGYGSPNKADTHAAHGEPLGPDEIKLTKKAYGWPEDSSFLVPDGVYDLFKGGIGKRGAEARAAWQKLFTDYKSKFPKEAAELEALEARDLPAGWDKDIPVFPTDAKGLATRESSGTVLNAIAKHVPWMVGGSADLNPSTKTFMKFPEAGVFTSKTPGGRNVHFGVREHGMGAIMNGMALSKLRSYGSGFLIFSDYGRPPIRLAAIMGLPVLYVFTHDSIGVGEDGPTHQPIEQIMSLRAIPKLILIRPGDANEVAEAYKVALQEKHHPVILAMTRQALPTLDRTKYAPASGLAKGGYALNNVPNPDVLLIGTGSELSMCADAAEKLATEGIKARVVSLPSWELFEKQDQAYRDSVIPPAVTARVCVEMGGAFGWERFAGSTGAIIGMRSFGASAPLKDLLKHFGFTVEAVVKAAKEQVGK
- a CDS encoding STAS domain-containing protein; its protein translation is MSTKPAFASQFEFTPDNRAVVIGLIGKLDPVAVDELHPQIQELYRAGLRRFVFDLTNLEFAGSLGLRLLVGLQNQVRGEGAVTVCNPSDSVLSMLTLTKLTQVLPNYPTRDDALAATGG